GCGGAGCTGGAAGGTGCCTGCGGATTTCATGAGTCATTTGTTTGTTGGGCCGCCTGAAGAACAAAAAGAGAGAGAAAAGGAAAATCAGCTAGGGGGGGTACGGTGCAAGTTCTATAGTCCTCTGGTTACGATGTTTGAAGGGGCTTACAATATCGATTTTCCTGTAGGGTCCAGTATTCAATTTTCTCCAAACAGAGGTCTCATTACAGTGAGAAATACCAAAGAGCGTTTGGTGGAGATAGATAGGCTTATTAAGTCTCTGCAAATCAAGGAGTATTTTATTCTGGATGATAAGCTTTTTAAACCACTGGACAGACTCGTGTCAAATGGGCGTGCGGAGTCGAGGAAGATCGAGAAGCTGCGATGGTATGTGTCTCCTGAAGTGGTAGATTACTATCTCAAATTTATTGAGGAATCGGAGAAAAAGGAAGGTAAGATAAGTTCGGATGATCCATTTGGTACTGTAGAGCAGAAGAAGGAACCAAGAGTAATCAAGCTGATTTCAAGTAACGATCCAGTTTTTCGTGATTGGCTTGAACGAGAGGGAGTGGGGTTTTCTGAGGGAGCCTCATTGCTCTATGAGAGAAAGAATGGAATTCTGACAAGTATCAATACAGAGCAAAGTGCATTCACGATAGAGCACACGTTCCTGAGTTTGGCAATAAAGTGGCAACAGGAACAGAAGAGGAGAGAAAAATAAAAAAACGCTCCGTTGTTAGGCGGAGCGTTTTGATTGGTGTTATGGAACTAAATGGTTCTTTGCCGGGATCCCTTAGTGGGAATGAGTGGTGCCGTCGGCGTGGGTGTGCGGCTTGACTTCCGCCTTGGCGGAGGCTTTGCCAACGTAGACGGCCTGAAACTCATCAAGGGCGGCGTGAAGCTTCTTGGCATTCTCCAGATCGGTGGTCTGCTTGCACTTCATGGCAAGGACGGTAATCTTGTGGAGAAGGGTGAGCTTCTTCGTGTAGGTAGCTGCGTCTTTTTCAGCTTCGTCCAGCTTGACGCGCTGGGCGAGGAAGTACTTCGCGACAGTGTCCTGGATGTTCTGGGCGTGCTGTTCCTTGTTGTTGACCCAGCGTGTGAGCTGGTTGGCATTTTTTCCTGCGTCCTTGGAGAGCTCATTGATCTGGTTCATGGCCTTTTCAATGGTTTCCTGGTCCTTGTGCATGGTGACGAAGACGTTGTCGTCTGCGTAGATGCCGCAAGGAATCTGGCAATGGGCGGAGGCGAGTGGAGCAGCCGCTACGGATAACAAGGCGGAGCTCAGTGCGAATACTGTTTTTTTCATCATAGATTTTTTTTAGTGGCTCAATAAACGAGCAATGACTGCACGATTTAGGTAGGAGTTTCCCTTAGTTCGTTAGATTTACCAGAACTTAATCCTATTCCCAATTTTTGACAATTCGGTGGGTAATTCTTGCGCATGGCTTCTGACATACCTGCCGGCTCTGCCTGCACGGTCTACGGCGGAGTCATAACTGTCATGGATTTGTTCTGCGATACGTGCGAGTTCCTCACGCCTGGTAGTGGCGAGGAAGATTCCGATGCCTACGCCAGCGACAAATGCGCCGAGGGTGAAGGCGAGAGCGTTGTCTTGAACATAGTTGTTTTTGCTCTTTTTCTCCTCATTTTGGGGGACCATCCTTGGATTGCCCCTGAAGTTGGAATGAGGGATCATTGTTTCTTGTTCAATCGAATGCATAGCACCCTACTATGGGGGATTGGGGGCGAGATGCAAATAGAAATCTGGTTAGATAAATGACACTCAGGTTAATATTCAGCTTGTGGTCAGTTTCTGTTGGCGGCGGGGCCGGATGAGGTTACAAATAGAGGCATATGCTTGATGTGCTCGCAGCAGGCGGTGCGGTACCGCCCTTTTTCATTCTCCTGACCCTGGTGCTCAGCTCAGTGGTCGTCGTTTCTTTGGTCTTCAGCCGGATGAGCCAGTCGCTGCTGGTGGGTTATTTCCTCTGTGGATTGATTCTAGCTAACAGCGGAGCTCTGGAATGGGCCGGGGTGGCGGATACGGGGGTGATCGGGGCCCTGTCCGAGATCGGTGTGGTGCTGCTGCTCTTTACGCTGGGGATTGAATTTTCTCTGGGCGAGCTGAAGTCCCTGAAAAAGCCGGCCTTGCTGGGGGGAGGTGTGCAGGTGGGGTTGACGATCATCGTGACGCTCGGGATAGCGATGCTGCTGGGGCTGCCCTTCAAGCATGCGTTGATGGTGGGCTTCGCGGTTTCGCTTTCTTCCACGGCGGTGAGTTTGAAAACCTTCCAGGATATGGGCTTGCCGGATAGTCCGCAGGGCAGGACGGCACTCGGTATTGCCATTTTCCAGGATCTGGCTGCGATTGTTTTCATGGTGCTGCTTCCCGCTCTGGGCGGTACGGATGAGGAAAGCGGCGGACTGATGATGGCGCTGGTCAAAGGAGGAGCCTTTATGCTGGGCATTGTGGTGCTGAGTAGGCATGGCTTCCCACAGATGCTGGATGCGGTGGCACGTACCCGCAGCCGGGAGCTTTTTACCGTGACCGTTGTCGGCATGTGTGCGGCGGTGGCACTGGTGAGCGGCTTGCTGGGGCTGAGTCCCGCCCTCGGAGCTTTTGCCGCGGGGGTAGTGGTGAGTGAGTCCATTTACTCGCATCGGGTGTTGAGTGACATTCTGCCCTTCAAGGATCTCTTCCTGACGGTGTTCTTCGTTTCGGTAGGGCTTTTGATCGATCTGGATGAGGTAAAGGATCATTGGGCTCTGATTGCTGCGGCCACGGTAGGCATTCTCGTGCTGAAGGGTGCCATTGTGGCCTTTGCGGCAAAGCTGAGCGGGCTGCGGATGGGGAGCTGGCTGACCACGGCAGCTGCGCTGGCGAGCACGGGGGAATTCTCCATCGTGCTGCTCAACCGCGCGAGTGATTTTGAGATTCTGAGTTCCCAGTGGGAGCAGGTACTGTTAGCGAGTACCGCCATTTCCATGGGCCTGGTGCCCACTCTGATGAAGTCCAGCATCGGCATCGTGCAAAAGATGCGCAAGCACCAGACTGCCGAGGCCTGCCGCAAAGATGTGGAAATGGGACTCGGTGGGCAGATCGAAGGTGTTTCCGATCACATCATCATCTGCGGCTATGGGCCAGTGGGGCGCAACCTACACGCCAACCTGCATCGGGCAAACGTGCGTGTGATCGTGCTGGAGATGAACCCGCTGACCGTCAAGGAACTCATGCAGAAGGGAGTGAAGTGTCTCTTTGCCGACGCTCGTGACCGTGAGGCGCTGGAGGTGGCTCATGTGGAGCGCGCTAGAGGCATCGCGATTACTTTCCCGGATAAAGAGGCGGCAATCGCCGCATTGCATACCGCACGTGAGATGAATCCAGGTATCGTGGTCTACGCGCGCTCCAAGTTCGCCCCTGAGGTCGAGGAGCTAGAGAGGGCCGGTGTGGATCACGTCCTCTACGACGAGGAACAGAGCGGTCTCGCCCTGACGAGAGCCGTCATGCGCTGTTACTCAGCGGATATCGAGCCGGACTGGGAGATTTGATCTTTCTAACAGAATATGGTTGCCACACGATGATTTTTTGGGCAAAGGTGTAGTATGGATAGAATAACAAGTTCTCTAGTAAAAGAATTTCTCAGTACTCAAGAGATGAAGACTTCAGGTGATGCTGTTGATTTTGAAAATTTTGCTAATTATGCCATTGTCGCGAATGAATATCACAAAACATTTGATGTATTTAATGTGACTATCGGTGCTGGAGACGATACAGGCATTGATGGATTAGCTATTCTAGTGAATGGTCATTTGGTTGAGGATAAAAATGAAATTGATGAGTTGGAGAAAATTAACGGTTCTCTGGATGTTACATATATTTTTATACAAGCTAAGACATCAACTTCATTTTCCTCTGCGGAGATGAGAACGTTTTACCACGGTGTAACAGATTTCTTCTCTGAGGATCCAAGGCTCAGGCGAAATGCAGATGTTAAAAAATTTGCGGAGATTTCAGATTATCTTTTGTCCAAAGCTGCTAACTTTAAATCTAATCCTGTTTGTAAGGCCTTTTTTGTGACAACAGGTAAATTCAGAGAGGATCAAAATCTCTTAGCAGTAATCAACAAAGCTCAGATTGAATTAGAAGATTACAATTTATTCAGTAGAATCGATTTGATTCCAATAGGTGCTGATGATTTAGCAAAACTTTATCGGAAGACGATTAATCCCATTTCAAGAACTTTCACATTTTCTAATAAGGTGTCTCTGCCATCAATTGATGGTATAGATCAATCATACTTTGGGGTTGTGCCTTTTTCAGAATTTAAGAAATTGATAATGGATGACAATGATAGTCTTTTCAATGTCTTTGATGATAATGTTCGAGATTTCCAAGGTGAATCTAATCAAGTAAATAAAAAAATAGCTGAAACTCTAGGTGGAGATAACCCCAATCTCTTTAGCGTGTTAAATAATGGAGTAACTATTGTTGCGAATAAGTTGAAAACGTCTGTAAATTCGTTTTCTGTTGAGGATTACCAAATTGTTAACGGGTGTCAGACTAGTAACGTACTTTATGAACATAGGCATTTGGCTGCTCTGGATGGCGTTGATATTCCTGTTAGGCTGATTGTGACTACAGATGATGATGTGAAGTCTGAGATTACAATTTCTACAAACAGCCAGACAGCTATCAAAAAAGAGCAGCTGACTTCGATGACAGATTTTCAACGTAAATTAGAGGCGTATTACAAAACTATCAAAGGCGATGGGCAGCTATATTATGAGAGGAGGGCAAAGCAATATAATTCAGACAAGTCAGTCGTTAAAAGGCGAGTTATAACTATTGCTAACCAGATAAAGAGTTTTTCATCGATTTTTTATAAAAATCCGCATATCGTCACTACATACTTTGGTTCATTAGTGACTAAGATCAGAGATGAAAAAGCTGGTATATTTGAAGAGGATCATGCTTGTTCTCCTTATTACTTAGCTGGCTTGGCATACTACAGATTGGATTCTTTATTTAGCTCAGGTGAAGTAGATAAAAAATACCGAAAGGTTAAGTTTTATCTCATAATGCTAGTTCCAATGTTGACTTCTAAAGATAATATCCCCCAACTTAATTCGTATAAGAAGATTGATCAGTATTGCGACGCAATAATTAAAAAACTAAATGACGATGCAGCTTGCAAAGAGGTTTTTAGATTGGCTGTCAAAATCGTAGAAAATTCAGGAGTGGATGTTGAGGATAAACAGGCTCTGAAATCTCAAGGTATGACGAATGATATACTTAAGGCTTATAATGGAGAGAAGGTGTCAGGCATGGTTGTAAGTTAAATTGGATCGCAGTTAGATGCGTTCGTTGTTGGTACAAATTGTAAGTTTTTTTTAATGAGATAAAAAAATCCCGCGGCCAGATGGACGCGGGATTTGTTTTGAATAGTTTGCGCTGGGCTGTGATTAGCCAAGCTTGGCGAGGATGCCGTTGAGGGTAGCGCTTGGGCGCATGGCTGGGCCTGCCTTGTCGTCAGCTGGCTGGTAGTAGCCGCCGATTTCGACAGGGGAGCCTTGGACCTCGTTGAGTTCGGTCACGATCTTGTCCTCGTTGGCTGCGAGCTCTTCGGCGATTGGTGCGAAGGCTGCGGCAAGGGCTGTGTCCTCAGTCTGGGCTGCAAGAGCCTCTGCCCAGTAGAGCGCGAGGAAGAAGTGGGAGCCGCGGTTGTCGAGCTCACCAGCCTTGCGGAGTGGGGACTTGCCGTTGATGAGGAGCTTGCCTGTAGCTGCGTCGAGAGCGTCACCTAGGATCTTGGCCTGTGGGTTGTCGAACTTCTCAGAGAGGTGCTCGAGGGAGACTGCGAGGGCAAGGAACTCACCGAGGGAATCCCAGCGGAGGTGGTTTTCCTCGACGAACTGCTGGACGTGCTTAGGAGCGGAACCGCCTGCACCGGTCTCGAAGAGGCCGCCGCCGTTCATGAGAGGAACGATGGAGAGCATCTTGGCGGAGGTGCCGAGCTCAAGGATCGGGAAGAGGTCTGTGAGGTAGTCACGGAGTACGTTACCTGTCACGGAGATGGTGTCTTCGCCGTTCTTGACGCGCTCGAGGGTGAACTCGGTAGCTTCAGCAGGAGCGAGGATGCGGATGTCGAGACCGTCGGTATCGTGGTCGCCGAGGTACTGGCCGACTTTGTTGATGAGCTGTGCGTCGTGGGCACGGTTTTCATCGAGCCAGAAGATCGCAGGCCAGCCAGTGGCGCGGGCACGGGATACGGCGAGCTTTACCCAGTCCTGGATAGGAGCGTCCTTGGTCTGGCAAGCGCGCCAGATGTCGCCTTCTTCTACTGTGTGCTCGCTGAGAACGTTGCCAGCAGCGTCTACCACGCGGACGGTACCGTCTGCTGGGATTTCGAAAGTCTTGTCGTGTGAGCCATATTCCTCAGCCTTCTGAGCCATGAGACCTACGTTTGGCACAGTACCCATGGTGGTAGGATCGAATGCGCCGTTCTTCTTGCAGAAGTCGATGGTCGCGCCGTAGACGCTAGCGTAGGAGGCGTCAGGGATAACAGCGAGGGTGTCCTGCTGCTTGCCTTCGGCATTCCACATCTGGCCGGAAGTACGGATCATCGCAGGCATGGAAGCGTCGATGATCACGTCGGATGGGACGTGGAGGTTGGTGATGCCTTTGTCGGAATCCACCATGGCGATGGCTGGGCCGTTTGCGTAGGCAGCCTCGATGTCAGCTTCGATCTCGCTGCGCTTATCGGCTGGGAGCTGCTCAAGCTTGGAGACGAGGTCGCCGAAGCCGTTGGTGGTATCTACGCCGAGCTCGGCGATGGTGTCAGCGTGCTTGGTGAATACGTCCTTAAAGAATGCCTTCACCGCGTGGCCGAAGATGATCGGGTCAGAGACCTTCATCATGGTGGCCTTCATGTGGAGGGAGAAGAGGATGTCCTGAGCCTTGGCAGATGCAACCTGCTCGTCGAGGAAGGCAACGAGGGCCTTCTTGCTCATGAAGGTGGAGTCGAAGACTTCACCAGCGAGGAGAGGAGTGGACTCCTTGAGAACGACAGTGGAGCCGTCCTTCTTGACGAGCTCGATCTTCACGTCGGTGGCTTCTTCCACGGTGACGGACTTCTCGTTGGAGAAGAAGTCGCCGGAAGTCATGTTGGAAACGCTGGTTTTGGAATCAGCAGACCAAGCGCCCATGCGGTGTGGGTTTGCCTTGGCGTATTCCTTGACGGCCTTTGGTGCACGGCGGTCGGAGTTACCTTCACGGAGAACCGGGTTCACAGCGGAGCCTTTGATCTTGGCGTAGCGCTCTTCAGCGTCTTCGTAGTTAGGAAGCTTGTAGCCCTTGGCCTGAAGCTCTGTGATGGCGGCTTTCATCTGTGGCACGGAGGCAGAGATGTTTGGAAGCTTGATGATGTTTGCCTCTGGAGTCTTGGCGAGCTCGCCGAGTTCAGCGAGGGCGTCGCCGATCTGCTGCTCTGGAGTGAGGCATTCTGGGAAATTGGCGATGATGCGGCCTGCGAGGGAGATGTCGCGTGTTTCCACGTTTACACCGGCAGTCTTGGTGTAGGCCTCGATGATCGGCAGCAGGGAGTAGGTGGCGAGGGCTGGAGCCTCGTCTGTCTTTGTATAGATGATAGTAGACATAAAAACTGGTTCTTGGTGATTTGTTATTGGTTAAGGGAAAAATTTGCGGTTCTGCTGAACCGTAAAGGTTTGATGCGGGGGGTTTAGGGGAAAATGAGGGGCGGGACAAGGATTTTAGGAGGGTCAATCTTGTACGGGAGTGTCAGTATTGGCAGATGGGTGATTTTTTTGGAAATCGTGCTTGGAGATTCTTGGTTTTCTGGGGCATTTAATAGTCATGGAAAGCGTGACTCCTAACAAATCCATGATCCCTAAAACGTGGGACGTGCCGGCTATTTTCCGCAATCGCTTGGGCGAGGATGTGGGTAGGCAGAGATTGATGAAGGAGGAGGGGCACCTGCTGGTGGTTCTGCACGAGGTTCCGAAGGCCGAGGACAAGGGGAACCGCCAGGGCGTGATTTTCTGGGTAGACGGGATGGGGGAGTGGAAGTCCACGCCTTCCTCCGGGGGACGCAGTGAGCTGCGTGAGCTGGTGGAGCGCTACCGGGCGCGTATCAAGGCTCTGGATGACGAGCTGGAGAAGACCGAGAGCCCGAGTGAGATCCATGATGTGATCGATCAGGCTACGCCGGTGCTGCGTGCGGCTCGCAATATGCTGGTAGTCGTGCAGGAGCTGCGCCAGACGCTGAAGGACGATCTCAAGGTACTGGCCATTCGCGACCTCGCAGTGGCTGCGGAACGTGCTGCTGACCTGTTGGTGCAGGATGCCAAGAGCAGCCTGGATTTCCTGATCGCTAGATCTGCCGCCCAGCAGGCTGAAGCTGCAGCCAAGGCCACCAAGGAGGCACAGAAGCTCAACCGACTCGCTGCCTTCTTCTTCCCACTGATGACCCTCGCCGCCGTGTTCGGCATGAACCGCCCGAGCGAAATGGTCGGCTATGGCGGCGTGTGGGTAGTGTGCCTCTTTGGACTGATCCTAGGAGGGATCGTCTGGAGCGCTCTAAGGAATGGGAAGTAGGGGATAAACAAGCTTTTACAGTTCTCTTAGAATACCCACCGGGGGCATCTCAAGAAACACCTGTCTTGCTGACGATACAACCAATTTAAGGATGTTGTCTGGTACGGATGGAAGGTTCTCAGGGATATTGATTACAAATTTTGAATCCAACATGGGGTGTGATGGCAAAGTGGTTCCTAATCCAAATTTATTCCGGCAGGAGCGGAGAGCAAGTACAGTGAGAGGAAAGCAATTATGAGGATAACTATCGAATTCTAACAGACCTAGTTCTTTCTCCATTGAAGATTGTGTACGAAGAAAATATTCGTCACAAACATTAACGATTGTTTTGCTAAGCTTGTTGATGTCGTCCCAGTTTTCAAATAAATCACTATATAGTCCCAAATCAGGTAGATTATCTACATTGTCTTTAGGGGATAGTTTTTCATGTATGAGTAAATACAGTTTTATTACATATCCGGCGAACTCTTTGTCTTTTGGCCAGCCCGAAAATACCTTTCCCACGTAGTTTTTTCCAAAACACAGGTCAGTTTGACTGCGATAAATCCTTTCACCTAGCCATAATGCTTCACTCCACCGATTGAATGTTAGTAATAAGCAGAATAATGGATAGGCAGTATAATAGTTAATATTTGATCTTGGTTCAGCTTCATTACGAAGGAGCAGGTCGTACCTCATTGTCATCAGAAATACGTGTAGGAACTTGTAATCCAACATCCGAGCTCCTGAAGAACTTACGTCACCAGTGTTATCCCACAATTCTTTTAGAAAGTAATTATGCCACCATACAGAGAGGTTCCGTAAGCGGGATGCTTGTAAGGTTATCGATTTAAGATCATAAGTATCGGATAATTCAAATATGGTGGATACCGAGTCATCAAGCAACCTAGCTTTGTTATCGTTTTTGTTTAGCCATCGGACTATTTCGTTATAGTTTTTAACTGGGGTAAAATGCTTCATAGATAACGATGCTGTCTTAGCTTTAATTACTTCAAGGAGAGAGTTTTCTATTAGATAGGAAAATAACTCTCCTTCGTCTGTAGGTGAAAGTCCATGTATTCGTGGAGGACGCGGGCGGTTTCTACGGTGCTGTTTTTGACCCGGTAGACGTAGTAGTGGTGCTGGACACGGTAGGTGCGGCAGCCTTCGGCTAGGTCGTCACGGCTCTTGCTGCCGATGCCGAATGGGTCTGCGGTGATCTCTTCCAGTGCTTTTGTTAGATAGCCTTTGTAAGTATCTAACTGCTCAATTCCCCATGTTTCGTAGGTATAGGCGTAGATGGAGATGAGGTCTTCCTCTGCGAGAAGGGAGAGTTTGTAATCAGCCATGCTTTACGGCTGCTTAGCTTTCACTCTTGCGATGGCAGCCAATGCTAGGTCATCCATAGAGCGGGTGGAGATTTCTCCCTTGTCGAGCTGGGCGAAGCCTTCGTTCACGGCTTCTTTGACCTTCTTGTACTCGAGGAATTCCTGATACTCTTTCTCTGAAGTCATCACGACCGTGAGGCGACCATGTTTGGTGATGCCGACTGGGTGCTGGAGAGCGGAGTCGATGACCCGGCCCAGGTGCTGCTTGGCTTCGTTGGCGGTGAATGTTTCCATGGTGGTTCCTCTTTTCATCCAAATTAGATGTTTTGGATGATTTTGCAAGCAGGGGTTTACGTCCTACTCGAGTTCTGCCAGACGATGTCGATCTGCCAGTCGAGTTTTTGGTAGAAGCTTTGGAGGGTGGACTGGGCGTTCTGGCGGGCGGCTTGGAAGTTTTCATCGGAGGCGGCAGTGGACTCGACGAGTTTCTGGGCCTGCTTCATGGCGGTATCGCG
Above is a genomic segment from Rubritalea squalenifaciens DSM 18772 containing:
- a CDS encoding type II toxin-antitoxin system RelE/ParE family toxin; protein product: MADYKLSLLAEEDLISIYAYTYETWGIEQLDTYKGYLTKALEEITADPFGIGSKSRDDLAEGCRTYRVQHHYYVYRVKNSTVETARVLHEYMDFHLQTKESYFPI
- a CDS encoding iron-containing alcohol dehydrogenase, producing the protein MVPQNEEKKSKNNYVQDNALAFTLGAFVAGVGIGIFLATTRREELARIAEQIHDSYDSAVDRAGRAGRYVRSHAQELPTELSKIGNRIKFW
- a CDS encoding superoxide dismutase [Ni]; translated protein: MMKKTVFALSSALLSVAAAPLASAHCQIPCGIYADDNVFVTMHKDQETIEKAMNQINELSKDAGKNANQLTRWVNNKEQHAQNIQDTVAKYFLAQRVKLDEAEKDAATYTKKLTLLHKITVLAMKCKQTTDLENAKKLHAALDEFQAVYVGKASAKAEVKPHTHADGTTHSH
- a CDS encoding AIPR family protein, whose amino-acid sequence is MDRITSSLVKEFLSTQEMKTSGDAVDFENFANYAIVANEYHKTFDVFNVTIGAGDDTGIDGLAILVNGHLVEDKNEIDELEKINGSLDVTYIFIQAKTSTSFSSAEMRTFYHGVTDFFSEDPRLRRNADVKKFAEISDYLLSKAANFKSNPVCKAFFVTTGKFREDQNLLAVINKAQIELEDYNLFSRIDLIPIGADDLAKLYRKTINPISRTFTFSNKVSLPSIDGIDQSYFGVVPFSEFKKLIMDDNDSLFNVFDDNVRDFQGESNQVNKKIAETLGGDNPNLFSVLNNGVTIVANKLKTSVNSFSVEDYQIVNGCQTSNVLYEHRHLAALDGVDIPVRLIVTTDDDVKSEITISTNSQTAIKKEQLTSMTDFQRKLEAYYKTIKGDGQLYYERRAKQYNSDKSVVKRRVITIANQIKSFSSIFYKNPHIVTTYFGSLVTKIRDEKAGIFEEDHACSPYYLAGLAYYRLDSLFSSGEVDKKYRKVKFYLIMLVPMLTSKDNIPQLNSYKKIDQYCDAIIKKLNDDAACKEVFRLAVKIVENSGVDVEDKQALKSQGMTNDILKAYNGEKVSGMVVS
- a CDS encoding cation:proton antiporter, which encodes MLDVLAAGGAVPPFFILLTLVLSSVVVVSLVFSRMSQSLLVGYFLCGLILANSGALEWAGVADTGVIGALSEIGVVLLLFTLGIEFSLGELKSLKKPALLGGGVQVGLTIIVTLGIAMLLGLPFKHALMVGFAVSLSSTAVSLKTFQDMGLPDSPQGRTALGIAIFQDLAAIVFMVLLPALGGTDEESGGLMMALVKGGAFMLGIVVLSRHGFPQMLDAVARTRSRELFTVTVVGMCAAVALVSGLLGLSPALGAFAAGVVVSESIYSHRVLSDILPFKDLFLTVFFVSVGLLIDLDEVKDHWALIAAATVGILVLKGAIVAFAAKLSGLRMGSWLTTAAALASTGEFSIVLLNRASDFEILSSQWEQVLLASTAISMGLVPTLMKSSIGIVQKMRKHQTAEACRKDVEMGLGGQIEGVSDHIIICGYGPVGRNLHANLHRANVRVIVLEMNPLTVKELMQKGVKCLFADARDREALEVAHVERARGIAITFPDKEAAIAALHTAREMNPGIVVYARSKFAPEVEELERAGVDHVLYDEEQSGLALTRAVMRCYSADIEPDWEI
- a CDS encoding type II toxin-antitoxin system Phd/YefM family antitoxin: MKRGTTMETFTANEAKQHLGRVIDSALQHPVGITKHGRLTVVMTSEKEYQEFLEYKKVKEAVNEGFAQLDKGEISTRSMDDLALAAIARVKAKQP
- a CDS encoding NADP-dependent isocitrate dehydrogenase translates to MSTIIYTKTDEAPALATYSLLPIIEAYTKTAGVNVETRDISLAGRIIANFPECLTPEQQIGDALAELGELAKTPEANIIKLPNISASVPQMKAAITELQAKGYKLPNYEDAEERYAKIKGSAVNPVLREGNSDRRAPKAVKEYAKANPHRMGAWSADSKTSVSNMTSGDFFSNEKSVTVEEATDVKIELVKKDGSTVVLKESTPLLAGEVFDSTFMSKKALVAFLDEQVASAKAQDILFSLHMKATMMKVSDPIIFGHAVKAFFKDVFTKHADTIAELGVDTTNGFGDLVSKLEQLPADKRSEIEADIEAAYANGPAIAMVDSDKGITNLHVPSDVIIDASMPAMIRTSGQMWNAEGKQQDTLAVIPDASYASVYGATIDFCKKNGAFDPTTMGTVPNVGLMAQKAEEYGSHDKTFEIPADGTVRVVDAAGNVLSEHTVEEGDIWRACQTKDAPIQDWVKLAVSRARATGWPAIFWLDENRAHDAQLINKVGQYLGDHDTDGLDIRILAPAEATEFTLERVKNGEDTISVTGNVLRDYLTDLFPILELGTSAKMLSIVPLMNGGGLFETGAGGSAPKHVQQFVEENHLRWDSLGEFLALAVSLEHLSEKFDNPQAKILGDALDAATGKLLINGKSPLRKAGELDNRGSHFFLALYWAEALAAQTEDTALAAAFAPIAEELAANEDKIVTELNEVQGSPVEIGGYYQPADDKAGPAMRPSATLNGILAKLG